TGGAAGAAAGGGGCGACCCTCGCCGTTTCAGGCGTCTACAAGGTGGACTACAATCGCTACTCCGAGCCCGAGGAAGCCACCATTCTGCTGCGCGACGAAAGCGACATCACCATCTTGAGAAACGCCCCCTGGTGGTCGCCAGCCCGTATCCTGCTCGCCGGAGCCCTGGGCGTGATCGTGCTCTGCGCCGCCGCGGCCTGGAGTTTCCTGCTTCGCAAGCAGGTCTCCCGACAGACCAACCTGATCCGGCACCAGGTGGAGCGAGAGGCGTTGATGCAGGAACAGCACCGCGAGATCCTGCGCAACAGCAGCGATTTCATCTTCACTCTGGATTTCGAAGGCAAGTTCACCAGCTACAATCGGGCCGGCGAAACCATCACCGGATTCAGCGTGGAGGAATCCAGGAAGATGACCATCTTCGACCTGATCGACGATCGCCAGAAACGCCTCCTCAAGACTATCCTTGATCGTCGGATACAGATACGCAGCAACGTGTTCGAAACGCAGATCCTTCACAAGGACGGCTCCCTGCGCTGGGTGGAAGTGTGCGCCGGACTGCTCAAGCGCAAAGGCAAAGCCTTGTCCGGCTTCGGAGTCATGCACGACATCCAGAAGCGCAAGCTGGTGGAAGAAGAGCTGAAACGCGCCCGCGACGCGGCCGAGGAGAACACCAAGGCCAAAAGCAATTTCCTGGCGACCATGAGCCACGAGCTGCGCACGCCCATGAACGGCATCATCGGCATGACCGGGCTGCTGCTGGACCACGAGCTGGACGATCAGGCCCGCGAATTCGCCGAAACCATCCGCGGCAGCGCCTGCTCCCTGCTGGTGCTGCTCAACGACATTCTCGACCTCTCGAAAGCGGAAGCGGGCAAGCTCACCGTCGACCCGCATCCCTTCAAGCCACGCGAAGCGGTCGAGCAGACCCTCACCCTGCTCGAGACCACCGCCCATTCCAAAAACCTCGAGCTGCTCTGCTTGCTGCCCGACGACCTGCCGGAAACCTTGGTGGGAGACGCAGGCCGCCTGCGCCAGGTGCTGCTCAATCTGATCGGCAACGCCATCAAGTTCACCGAAGTGGGAAACGTCACCCTCAACGTGACGGTGGATTCCGAAGAGGATCGGCACGCTGTACTCAGATTCGAAATACGCGACACCGGAATCGGCGTGCCGGAAACGGCCAAGGACAAGCTCTTCCAACCCTTCGTGCAAGCCGACGCTTCACACTCCCGACGCTTCGGAGGCACAGGACTCGGACTGAAGATTTCCCAGGAAATCGTAACCCTGATGGGAGGCGACATCGGCCTATCCAGCGAAGAGGGAAAGGGGTCCACCTTCTGGTTCACCACCCGTCTCGAAAAACCGGATACCGAGCAGCATCAGGCAACGCCGATCGAGGCGCCCGAAACGAGAAAAAGCTCCCCAAAGCTCCAGTGGCACGGACCCGAGCTTTCGGTCCTGATCGCCGACGACATGCCGGTCAACCAGCGCGTCACCAAACTTCAACTCAAGAAAATGGGCATCAAAAGCGACATCGCGAACAACGGTCTGGAGGTGCTGGAAGCGATCGCCCAAAAAAGCTACGACATCATTTTCATGGATTGCCAGATGCCAGAGATGGACGGGTTCGAAGCCACCTCGCGCATTCGCGCCAAGTCCGAATACGACGGCATCTACATCGTGGCCCTCACCGCCAACGCCATGAAAGGCGACCGCGATCGCTGCATCGCCGTAGGCATGAACGACTATGTCAGCAAGCCGACGCGACCTGATAAGCTGCTGGAAGCCATCGAATCCTTCGCCCGGCAAACCGAATCGAAATAGCTGTAAGGTTAAATCACCTACAACGCTAGTCGCATCGGCTTTCCCATTTAGTAAGCGCGCCTGAGCGCTTGCCTTGCAATGCGACGATTCCTCTTCTCACTTGGCTATTGCGAAGAAGCGAACCTTGCTCTTGCTACCCGTTTTCCTATCCCTTTCAACTACCCTCGCGACTCGATTGGTCCGGACAATCCACCCGTCGGAGGCGAATCGCGAATCGGCCCCAATTTTCCAAGATCCATGTCATCACCCGCTCCATTGAAGCTCAAAGAGAAGTTGGGCTACGGCCTCGGCGACACCGCCTCCAACTTCTTCTACCAGACCTTCAACATCTTCCTGCTGTACTACTACACCGACGTGTTCGGCATTTCCGCCACCGCGGTGGGCACCATGTTTCTGGTCACCAAGTTCTGGGACGCCGCCAACGACCCCATCATGGGCATCATCGCGGATCGCACCAAAAGCCGATGGGGCTCCTTCCGGCCCTACATTCTATGGATGGCCGTGCCGTATGGGTTTCTCGGATACCTCATGTTCATGAGCCCGGAACTCTCCCAAAACGGAAAGCTCATCTACGCCTGGGTGACCTACACCCTCATGATGACCGCCTACACCGCCATCAACGTGCCCTACTCCGCCTTGCTCGGCGTCATCTCCCCCTCCTCTCCGGAACGTACCACCACCTCCAGCTATCGGTTCGTCTGCGCCTTCGGAGGCGGCTTCCTGATCTCGCTCTGCGTTCGCCCTCTGGTGCGCTACTTCGGAGCGGAAAACGAGGCCGCGGGCTTCGCCACCACCATGGCCATCTTCGCGGCGCTTTCCGTGGCCCTCTTCTGGTTCACCTTCGCCACCACCAAGGAACGCGTCACCAAAGACCCGAGCGCTTCCGGCCGCGTGACCGAAGACCTGCTGGACCTGATAAAAAACAAGCCCTGGCTCATCCTGGTCTTCGGCGGCGTCTTCAACCTCTCCAACGTCGCCATCAAAAACGCCGTCACCGTGCACTACTTCAAATACTACGTGGGCGACGACAACTCTCCATTCATCTTCTTCGTGGACCGCACCAGCCTGCTGATGAGCTCCAGCATGATCGCCCTGATCATCGGAGTGGCCTTCGCCAAGCCATTGGCCAACCGCTTCGACCGTCGGCTGCTCATGATCGTGCTCTCCACCATCAACGCTGCCCTCATGATGGTCTTCTTCTTCGTTCCGCCCGAAGCCTACTGGACCATGTTCGTCATCAACTTCGCCTCCGCTCTCGCCGCCGGCCCCGGCGTGGCCTACCTCTGGTCCATGTACGCCGACGTAGCGGACTACGGGGAGTGGAGATTCGGACGGCGGGCCACCGGGCTGATCTTTTCCGCCGTGCTCTTCGCCCAGAAAATGGGCCTCACCATCGGCAGCGGACTCTCCGGTCTGATGCTGGGACAGTTCGGGTTCGTGCCCAATGTGGATCAGACCGAGACCGCCTTGCTGGGCATTCGTCTGATGTTCACCTTCATTCCGGGAGTCTTCGCCTTGCTCAACGTGGGAGCCTTCATCCTCTACCCGCTCACCGACGCCAAGGTGGAGGAAATCGAAGCGGATCTCGCGGCGCGAAAAGCCGCCTGACCATCAACTGCCCCCCGCACGAGCTTGCGCAGGCCATCGGAGCCCGGAGCAGGAATCGAGCGCTCCGGCTTTCAAAATCGCGACGGCCTAGCTCGCTACCAATTGGCCGCGGTGGCGCTTGCAGGCGGATTCCATGACGCTCTCGTGCAGGACGTCCGCGCTTTGCGGGCGGGTGTCCACCCACTGGCTGCCCACGGTCTCGCGCCTCGGGCTGAGCGGCAGGCCGAACGCCCGCTCGGTGACGCCGCGCACCAGCATGTCGATCGCTCGTTCGCCGATCTCGCTGGAGCGGGCCAGCATGCCTAGGCCCTGATCCTGGTGCAGGTTCATCGAAACGGCCTGCAGACCAAGCCGGCCAAGAGTCGCTTCCGGGAGCGAGAGGTCCTGCCAAGATTTACGACCAGCCCAGATCAGGATGTCCGGCTCATGCGACAGCAGCCAACGAGAGAACGCGCTCTCGTCCTCACCAGTCAGACTGAAAACGAGCTCCTTGCTCCCTTCCTCCTGCTGCTGCGCCCATTGCCACGCGCCGAAATAGCGGCTCGCCACCGTGGGATCCATGTCCGACCCAAGCACCAAAGCTGGCCGTTTAAATTCCATTTCCGCCAAGCGGCCCATCACGTTCAACATGTCGCCGAAGTAGTCCTGCGACACGCAGTTGAGACGGCCGTTGAATCCCATGCCTACGCTGACTACGCTGCCAAAGCTCAGCTCCTCCGGAAAGTCCTGGCCTTCGCTCTGATCGCCGAAGCACAGCAACCCCTCGATTCGACGGGTGTCGAGAATCTCACGCAAACGCGTCAGACTCATGCCCGGCTCGCGTACCCGAAACGGCTCCAGGCGATAGCCCAGACGCTCCGCTCGAGCCGTCATGGCCCGGTAAAGCTCGCGACCGCCCTCGCTCGATTCCCACGGACGCAAGCGATCGGAAAACGAAAGCACTCCGAAACACGATTCCGTGGGACGAAGACCGCGATGGCGCAGCTGAGCCATCAGTTCGTTGAGCTTGGCGTCCCTCCTGTAGCCGATGCGCTCAGCCTCCTTTTCCACGCGTTCTCGGGTGCGCGAGGATATCTTTACGTCGCCTTTGAGCGCGAGAGAGACGGTGGAAGGTGAAATGTTCAGTCGATTCGCAATCTTTCGTACGCTCATAGTTCTCTCCTCCAGGGTAGTACTGCCACGCCAGGCGCGGTGGGGGGTTACAGGGGCTTGGGTGCGATGGTGTGATAATATGTGAATGCAAACTCGCCCTAACCGCGCTCGCCTTCGCTCAACACAGCGATGTGAACGTTCGCTAACGAAATCGGGGCAAATCCGGTCTTCCTAGTGGAAAACGATAGAGAAAATCCCATTGTAATCACATCCCCTCAACTTTTTCCGTGCAAAAGTGTGCACAATCTTTGCACACTTTTCTGCACACTTTATTTCCATCCTCAGCTCCTCCTCATCACGATCATGGCAAAAGTCAGCCAACAGCTCATCGCCGACCAGCTCAACATCTGCCGCACCACCGTGTCCCGCTGCTTCTCCAACCGCGCCAAGATCAATCCCGAAACGCGCGCGAAGGTGCTCGAGCTGGCGGCCCAGCTGGGGTATCGCTACACGCCACAGCGTACTCGCAAGGGCAAGCGCGTCAACCGAGCGACGGAGATTGGCGTGCTCATCGCCTCCAGTCAGGAAATGATCGAGCTGCCCTTCCCCTCGCAATACCTGCTCAAGGGCGTCAGCGAACGGGCCGCCTCGCTGGACCTGTCGCTCGACGTGCGCTACGTGGATCCCGCCGAGCTGGACGTGCTGGTGGATACCAACCGCACGCCCAAGGGGCTGCGTCGGGGAAGCGGGGCCTGGGACGGCGCCGTGCTCATCTTCCCGTTCACTCCGGAAACGGTGGCCCGACTATCCAGCCGGTTGCCGACGGTCTCCATCGCGGAGGACTACAGCGACGCGGGCATCGACAGCATCGACGTCGACCACCACGCCGGCATTCAAAAGGTCGTCACTCATCTCGCCGAGCTCGGCCATACCCGAATCGGTTTCGTGAGCTGGCGCTACTCGGTGGAAAACCCCTGGGTGTTTCGCCGATTCGGAGCCTTCGTGGACAGCCTCTACCGCCACGGCCTGCCCTTCGACCCGCAGCTCGCCCTGAACGTGCGCAAAGGCCAGAATATCGAAACCGCCGACCTGGCGGCGGAGGTGGCGAAACGTTCCCGCGGCGGCGCCACCGCCTGGGTCTGCGCCGCGGACCATCAGGCCTACCGCCTGATCGCGGATCTTCGCAAGCACGCCATCAGCGTGCCGGAGGACTGCGCCATCACCGGCTTCGACGGCATCGCCCCTCCGCCGGGCATGCCCATGCTGACCTCCATCAAAGTGCCTCTAGAGGAAATGGGGGCCTCCGCCGTGACGCGACTTCTCGACCGCATCAACAACCCGTCCGCCCATCGGCGCCACAACCTGGTGGAGGGTCGCATCGTGCAAGGCCACACCACGCGCCCCTTGCCGGCATACACCGTCACCAGCGCCTAGCGAGCCGCCCCACAACTAGGAGGAGATCGAAAATCCGCTCGCCTCCTCGAATGTCGGCATGCTGGCCTGGGCCCCGTGGCGAGTGACCGATAAGGAGGCGGCGTCGCAGGCGAATCGCAGCGCAGCGGCCTCGTCCTGCCCTCGGCTCAACGCCACCGCGAACGCCGCGTTGAAACAGTCGCCCGCCGCTGTCGTATCCACGACCCGAACACTCCGCGCCTGACGTCGAACGACCAGATCGGCGCCGACCAGGCAGGCCCCCGCCTCGCCCAGCTTCACCACAACCTTGCCCACCCCTCTGGCAATGAGCGAACGAGCCATCGCGATCACCTCATCCATGGGCGGCGACTCCTCCTGCGAGCGCCCGAGCAGGGCCCGCAGTTCGCTTTGATTAGGAGTCAAGTAGTCGACCAGCGAAAGCATCGAATCGTCGAGCGCCCGAGCCGGAGCCGGATCCAGGATGGTCACGCATCCGCCCTGCCTAGCTCGACGCAGCCCCTCCGCAACGGTTTCCAATGGGGTCTCTAGCTGAAACAAGGCGAATCGGGCCGCGGAAAAGGCGTCGCGATCCCGCTCCAGCTCACCAGACGTGTAGGCCCCGTTCGCGCCCGGAACCACCACGATGCGGTTCTGCCCATCGCCATCCACCGTGATCGCCGCCACGCCAGTGCCCGTTTTCTCAATACAGCGCACGCGCTCCACGTCCACACCGACCGAGCGCAAGCCCTCCCGAAGCGCCACCCCGTATTCATCCTGCCCCACCCGGCCCAGCATCGACACGGCGCCACCGAGCCGAGCCGCCGCGAAGGCCTGATTGGCTCCCTTGCCACCATGGAAAACCTCGAACCGTTCGCCCGCGACCGTTTCGCCCCCTTGCGGGGCTCTCGTCGCGGTCACCACCAGATCCGCGTTCAGACTCCCTAGCACCAGAATCTCGCTCATCGTCTTTCCTTCCATTTGAAAACGCCGGCCCTGCCGCCCGGCAGAGGCATCGTTTCCGCTACGCAAACCCCGCTGGAAGTTTGCGTCGAGCCTGGATTGACTCAAACTGTCCCTATGCCAATCCAGCTCCCTCGCTACTGCAGACCTCTGATCCTTTGCCTGCTCGGCGTCGGCTCGCAAGCTCGAGCGGACGAACCCGCTCTATGCTTGATGAGCTACAACATCCGGCTCGACACGGACCGCGACGGAGAAAACCGCTGGGATCTTCGAAAGGAGCAGCTGGCCGCTCAAATCGCCTCCACCGCGCCCGACGTGCTTGGCATCCAGGAAGGCCTGCCCCAACAGGTCGACTTCCTGCAAAACGCCTTGACCGAATACGCCTTCCTAGGAGTCGGTCGCGACGACGGGGCGAAGGCGGGCGAGCACAGCGCCCTGTTCTACCGGACCGATCGGGTGAGGCTGCTCGACTCTGGGACCTTCTGGCTCTCGGAAACGCCAAACGCGCCTTCCTTCGGATGGGGAGCGGCCCACCGGCGGATCTGCACCTACGCTCGCTTCAAGGACAAGACCAGCCAAGCGACGTATTGGGTTTTCAATACGCATTTCGATCATGAAGCCGCCGAAGCGCGACTCAACGGCGCGAACCTGATTCTCGATCGCATGAAACGGCTTGCCCGAAAGGACGAGCCAGCCTTCCTGATGGGCGATCTGAACGCGACCCCGAGCTCTCCTCCGATCGAGCGAATAAAGGAAACCCTAGCCGACGCCAGGGACCACAGCCCAGCGCCGCCTTTCGGATCCGAAGGCACCTTCAATGGATTCGATCCTTCCCGACTCGCCGAAGAGCGCATCGACTATCAGTTCTTCAAACCCGACACCGCTCGCGTGCTTTCCTATGCGGTTCGAAGCGATCTGGTAAACCAACGCTACCTATCGGATCACTTCCCCGTCGTAGTCAGGTATCAACTACTGGACCGCTAACTCCAAACCGACATCGCAAAGCAAAGCCTTCGACTCTCTTCAAGCCATGCGTACCGGAAATACGAATTGGGCAGGCAACCACGTCTACCACGCTTCGGAAACCATCGAGCCTGAATCCGTGGAGGAACTGCAGGAACGAGTCAGCCGGACCTTGAAGCTCAAGGCGCTCGGCACGCGCCACTGCTTCAACGACATCGCGGACACCGACGCCGCCCATGTCTCCCTCGCCAGCCTGAACCGCATCCTCGAGCTCGATCGCGACAAAATGACCGTGACCATCGAAGGCGGCGTTCGCTACGGCCACCTTTGCAGGTTCCTGCACGAGAGGGGCTACGCTCTCGCAAACCTCGCTTCGCTTCCCCACATCTCCGTCGCCGGAGCGATCGCCACTGCCACTCATGGCTCAGGTGTGAACAACGGAAATCTCGCCACCAGCGTGGAAAAGCTGGACCTAGTGGCCGCGAACGGAACTCTGTATCATTTTTCCAGATACAAAAACGCGAACACCCTACCGGGAGTCATCGTAAACCTAGGAGCCCTCGGCGTGGTGGCCAAGATAACCTTGTCGATCGAGCAAAGCTATCAGGTGCGGCAGGACCTCTATACGGATCTGCCGCTCTCGCAGATCGACCGATACCTCGACGCCATCCTCTCGTCTGCCTACAGCGTGAGCCTCTTCACCGACTGGACACAGGACAGCTTTCATCAGATCTGGCTGAAGACCCGTCTCGACCAAAACCCGCATTTCGCGCCGCCGAGCAAGCTGTATGGCGCAACGCTCGCTTCGGGTAAGAAGCACCCGCTACCGAATCACGATCCTGTCAACTGCACCGAGCAACTCGGGCAGCCCGGGCCGTGGCACGAGCGCCTGCCACACTTCAGACTCGACTACACGCCAAGCAGCGGGGAGGAGCTGCAAAGCGAGTACTACGTCCCCCGCCAATACGCTAGCGATGCGGTCGAACAGCTCTTCACCCTACGCGAACGGATCGCTCCGCACGTATTCGTTTCGGAAATACGCGCCATCCGCTCCGATAGCCTTTGGCTCAGCCCTTGCTATCAACAGGACTGCGTCGCCATCCATTTCACCTGGAAGCCGAAATGGAGCGAGGTGGCGCAACTGCTGCCGGCCATCGAATCCAAGCTCGAACCCTTCCAGGCCATTCCCCACTGGGGCAAGCTCTCGACCATGCCTGCTAAACAAATAGCCGAACGCTACGAGCGCTTCGGCGACTTCCGAACGATCCGCGGTCAGCTCGACCCGACGGACAAGTTTCAAAACCCCTTCCTCAAGCGCCTGTTCGCCTGACCACCGGCCTTGCCTCCACTGCCCAACCCCTCAAGCCTTGCGCATCGTGAAAACCATCATCTTCAGCCTCGTCCTCCTGATCGGCCTGCCCACGCTCGACGCGGCGCCCAAGCCTACCGTGCTCTCGACCGACATCGGCGGTGACATCGACGACACCTGGGCCCTGGCCCACCTCCTGCGCTCTCCCGAACTCAAGCTGGACCTGCTGCTCACGGAAACCGGGGAGCCCGCCTACCGAGCCAGCGTGGCTGCCAAACTGCTCGAACGCGCCGAGCGCGCGGATGTGGAAATCGCCTTGGGATCGGAAACGGGGAAAATGAAGGATCAGGATCGGCATCAGGGGCCCTGGGTAGAGGACTACCAGCTCGGCAGCTATCCAGGAGCCGTTCATCAGGACGGCGTGCAAGCCTTCATCGACTACGTGCGAAACAGCGAAGCGGACACCATCACCGTTATCGCCATCGGCCCCGCGCCGAATCTAGCGGAAGCAGTGGCCCGAGCGCCCGACGTCGCGAGAAAGTGCGAGCTGTTCGGCATGCATGGCAGCATCGACGTCGGCTACGACGGAGCGACGTCTCCGTCAGCTGAATACAATGTCGTCGCGGACGTGCCCGCCTTCCGCAAGCTGATGGCCGCGCCTTGGAAATCGGTTTCCCTCACCCCGCTCGACACCTGCGGCCTGATGCTGCTGGAGGGCTCGAACTATCAAAAGATATGGCGGTCCACCGACGATGCCCTGCTTCGCTCCGTCATCGAGAACTACTGCATCTGGGCTCCGCGAGTGCCGTGGATGGAGTGCGATTTCTTCACGCAGAAGACATCCACCTTGTTCGACGACGTCGCCGTGCTGATGGCCTACTCGAATTCGTTTCTTGAATACGAAACCATACGCTTTTCCGTCAGCGATGAAGGATACACCGTGCGCGATCCCAACGGACCCTTCACCGCTCGCTTCGCCATCAGATGGGACGATATGAGCGGCTTCCAAGATTGGCTCACCCAGCGGCTGCTTGGCCGCCACGCCGATGGGCCTTAGCGAGGGACACGGAACGCCCTACGGGTTGAGCTCCTCCATCTTGCGCTTGAAGAAACGGCCCTGACGGGAGGGCGTGTAGTCCCAATCGTCCAGCAGCTGGGGCGACCACTGAGCATCGAACACCCAAACCGTCCAGGAAATGCCTCGCTCCTCGAAGAACGCGATGATCGCCTCTCCGTACTCCTCATCGGCGATGACCGGGTTGTGAGCCCCGGGACCGTCGGCCGACATGAAGCCGAACTCGGTGCAAATCATTGGGTAGGTCTCGGCGACGTAGCCCCAATCCGTTTCCCATTTTCCCTCCCAAGGCTGAGCGCGCTTTTGCGGGTAGGGGTGAGCGACGTAGCCCACGCCTTCGAAATCGATCGGATCGTTGCGCACGCTGGTCAGATCGTAGCCCCAGTTGAAACCAGCCACCAGCGGTATCGCGTCGGGATTGTTCTGACGGATCATGTAAATGATCTCCTCCATATACGCCTTGTAGTCCGCCCAGGGGAGCCGGCCCATCTTGCCGCCGCGATTGGTCGGCTCGTTCCAAAGCTCGTAGAACGCCACCGCGTTGTTCTCACGGTAGCGTTGGGCGATGGTGTACCAGAAGCGCATGGTCTCGCCCCGGTCCGTGATGTAAACGTCGCGATGGTAGATATCCGTCAACGGGTTTCCGATGGAATGCCAGTCGATGATGACGTACATGCCGAGCTCAGCCGACCACTGGACCGCCTGGTCCAACAAGGCCAAATACGCCTCCTCGCCCGTGTCTCGCCAATCCTTGGGATGCACGCAGATCCTCACCACATTGGCGTTCCAGCTGGCGATTTGCTCGAAATAGCCCCTTCCCCAAAGCCCTCGCTCCACCAGCGAAGCGGGATCGCTGGTGGCCACGCCGCGCAGCACAACCGTCTCCCCCTCTTCGTCGACAAACCGGTTTCCCTCCACCGAGAGCTTCGCAAGGTTCCGGCTGGCTTCGAGAGCCGCCCTTCCATCGCTAAAGGTCTGCTCGGCGCCACGCAGGGAGACGGCGGCGAGCAAAGCGGCGAAAAGAGCGAAGAGCATTCTGGGGCTGAGCGCTGTCATGATCAGGTTGGGTCGAAAAGTCATTTGGAAGGATCGCGCTTGAACGAAAACACGAGCTCGCGAAAACACGAATCTGATTTCCATTTTGTCGCCCCGATCCCGCCAAGAGCGCAACCCTGGCGCCGCTCATCCAATAGCGCCGAGGCGGGACGCTGCCCCGATTCACAGGGGGCTGACGCCCTAGGCCTTAGGCTTCACGAAATCGATCAGCTCGCCCACCGTGCGGTGGGCCTCGATCGGGTGGCGCAAGGTCACCTGCTTGTTCACTTTGTAACGGTTGCGCCGGCCTTCCTTGGAGCGCGACACGATCTTGGCCGCCTCCAGCTCCGCCAC
This Pelagicoccus sp. SDUM812003 DNA region includes the following protein-coding sequences:
- a CDS encoding LacI family DNA-binding transcriptional regulator, which produces MAKVSQQLIADQLNICRTTVSRCFSNRAKINPETRAKVLELAAQLGYRYTPQRTRKGKRVNRATEIGVLIASSQEMIELPFPSQYLLKGVSERAASLDLSLDVRYVDPAELDVLVDTNRTPKGLRRGSGAWDGAVLIFPFTPETVARLSSRLPTVSIAEDYSDAGIDSIDVDHHAGIQKVVTHLAELGHTRIGFVSWRYSVENPWVFRRFGAFVDSLYRHGLPFDPQLALNVRKGQNIETADLAAEVAKRSRGGATAWVCAADHQAYRLIADLRKHAISVPEDCAITGFDGIAPPPGMPMLTSIKVPLEEMGASAVTRLLDRINNPSAHRRHNLVEGRIVQGHTTRPLPAYTVTSA
- a CDS encoding nucleoside hydrolase, translated to MKTIIFSLVLLIGLPTLDAAPKPTVLSTDIGGDIDDTWALAHLLRSPELKLDLLLTETGEPAYRASVAAKLLERAERADVEIALGSETGKMKDQDRHQGPWVEDYQLGSYPGAVHQDGVQAFIDYVRNSEADTITVIAIGPAPNLAEAVARAPDVARKCELFGMHGSIDVGYDGATSPSAEYNVVADVPAFRKLMAAPWKSVSLTPLDTCGLMLLEGSNYQKIWRSTDDALLRSVIENYCIWAPRVPWMECDFFTQKTSTLFDDVAVLMAYSNSFLEYETIRFSVSDEGYTVRDPNGPFTARFAIRWDDMSGFQDWLTQRLLGRHADGP
- a CDS encoding glycoside hydrolase family 5 protein, encoding MTFRPNLIMTALSPRMLFALFAALLAAVSLRGAEQTFSDGRAALEASRNLAKLSVEGNRFVDEEGETVVLRGVATSDPASLVERGLWGRGYFEQIASWNANVVRICVHPKDWRDTGEEAYLALLDQAVQWSAELGMYVIIDWHSIGNPLTDIYHRDVYITDRGETMRFWYTIAQRYRENNAVAFYELWNEPTNRGGKMGRLPWADYKAYMEEIIYMIRQNNPDAIPLVAGFNWGYDLTSVRNDPIDFEGVGYVAHPYPQKRAQPWEGKWETDWGYVAETYPMICTEFGFMSADGPGAHNPVIADEEYGEAIIAFFEERGISWTVWVFDAQWSPQLLDDWDYTPSRQGRFFKRKMEELNP
- a CDS encoding LacI family DNA-binding transcriptional regulator, which gives rise to MSVRKIANRLNISPSTVSLALKGDVKISSRTRERVEKEAERIGYRRDAKLNELMAQLRHRGLRPTESCFGVLSFSDRLRPWESSEGGRELYRAMTARAERLGYRLEPFRVREPGMSLTRLREILDTRRIEGLLCFGDQSEGQDFPEELSFGSVVSVGMGFNGRLNCVSQDYFGDMLNVMGRLAEMEFKRPALVLGSDMDPTVASRYFGAWQWAQQQEEGSKELVFSLTGEDESAFSRWLLSHEPDILIWAGRKSWQDLSLPEATLGRLGLQAVSMNLHQDQGLGMLARSSEIGERAIDMLVRGVTERAFGLPLSPRRETVGSQWVDTRPQSADVLHESVMESACKRHRGQLVAS
- a CDS encoding endonuclease/exonuclease/phosphatase family protein yields the protein MPIQLPRYCRPLILCLLGVGSQARADEPALCLMSYNIRLDTDRDGENRWDLRKEQLAAQIASTAPDVLGIQEGLPQQVDFLQNALTEYAFLGVGRDDGAKAGEHSALFYRTDRVRLLDSGTFWLSETPNAPSFGWGAAHRRICTYARFKDKTSQATYWVFNTHFDHEAAEARLNGANLILDRMKRLARKDEPAFLMGDLNATPSSPPIERIKETLADARDHSPAPPFGSEGTFNGFDPSRLAEERIDYQFFKPDTARVLSYAVRSDLVNQRYLSDHFPVVVRYQLLDR
- a CDS encoding FAD-binding protein; its protein translation is MRTGNTNWAGNHVYHASETIEPESVEELQERVSRTLKLKALGTRHCFNDIADTDAAHVSLASLNRILELDRDKMTVTIEGGVRYGHLCRFLHERGYALANLASLPHISVAGAIATATHGSGVNNGNLATSVEKLDLVAANGTLYHFSRYKNANTLPGVIVNLGALGVVAKITLSIEQSYQVRQDLYTDLPLSQIDRYLDAILSSAYSVSLFTDWTQDSFHQIWLKTRLDQNPHFAPPSKLYGATLASGKKHPLPNHDPVNCTEQLGQPGPWHERLPHFRLDYTPSSGEELQSEYYVPRQYASDAVEQLFTLRERIAPHVFVSEIRAIRSDSLWLSPCYQQDCVAIHFTWKPKWSEVAQLLPAIESKLEPFQAIPHWGKLSTMPAKQIAERYERFGDFRTIRGQLDPTDKFQNPFLKRLFA
- a CDS encoding MFS transporter, which gives rise to MSSPAPLKLKEKLGYGLGDTASNFFYQTFNIFLLYYYTDVFGISATAVGTMFLVTKFWDAANDPIMGIIADRTKSRWGSFRPYILWMAVPYGFLGYLMFMSPELSQNGKLIYAWVTYTLMMTAYTAINVPYSALLGVISPSSPERTTTSSYRFVCAFGGGFLISLCVRPLVRYFGAENEAAGFATTMAIFAALSVALFWFTFATTKERVTKDPSASGRVTEDLLDLIKNKPWLILVFGGVFNLSNVAIKNAVTVHYFKYYVGDDNSPFIFFVDRTSLLMSSSMIALIIGVAFAKPLANRFDRRLLMIVLSTINAALMMVFFFVPPEAYWTMFVINFASALAAGPGVAYLWSMYADVADYGEWRFGRRATGLIFSAVLFAQKMGLTIGSGLSGLMLGQFGFVPNVDQTETALLGIRLMFTFIPGVFALLNVGAFILYPLTDAKVEEIEADLAARKAA
- the rbsK gene encoding ribokinase, whose translation is MSEILVLGSLNADLVVTATRAPQGGETVAGERFEVFHGGKGANQAFAAARLGGAVSMLGRVGQDEYGVALREGLRSVGVDVERVRCIEKTGTGVAAITVDGDGQNRIVVVPGANGAYTSGELERDRDAFSAARFALFQLETPLETVAEGLRRARQGGCVTILDPAPARALDDSMLSLVDYLTPNQSELRALLGRSQEESPPMDEVIAMARSLIARGVGKVVVKLGEAGACLVGADLVVRRQARSVRVVDTTAAGDCFNAAFAVALSRGQDEAAALRFACDAASLSVTRHGAQASMPTFEEASGFSISS